A stretch of the Lactuca sativa cultivar Salinas chromosome 9, Lsat_Salinas_v11, whole genome shotgun sequence genome encodes the following:
- the LOC111876082 gene encoding uncharacterized protein LOC111876082 encodes MRGDHKEPTIILEAIASHDLWIWHAFFGPAGANNDINVLDQSPVFNDIYLEKSHDVPFQANGVAYKRGYYLTGDIYPPLFVFVKSFTCPNDPERKKFKEAQESARKDVERAFGVLKRRWQVLTVGARSYEVKRLQHVMYACIILHNMILKDEGRTICRYNENEVLPNVEGVAVGTQEYRVNIREVHKRDLHQALRADLVEHIYRAHVQPPQELSYNDDLFDESDGDSDMFVESEDSDDESDVGETDDVGEDEDDDSK; translated from the coding sequence ATGAGAGGCGACCACAAAGAGCCGACGATTATTCTAGAGGCTATCGCATCACATGATCTTTGGATATGGCATGCATTCTTTGGTCCAGCTGGTGCAAACAATGACATTAACGTGCTAGACCAGTCGCCTGTATTCAACGATATCTACCTTGAAAAGTCACACGATGTACCTTTTCAAGCAAATGGGGTAGCATATAAGCGTGGATACTATCTTACTGGCGATATATATCCTCCTTTGTTTGTTTTTGTGAAATCGTTTACATGTCCTAACGACCCGGAAAGGAAAAAGTTTAAAGAGGCGCAAGAGTCAGCTAGGAAGGATGTGGAGCGAGCATTTGGTGTACTTAAGAGACGTTGGCAAGTACTAACGGTCGGGGCAAGGTCATATGAGGTGAAAAGGTTACAACAcgtaatgtatgcatgtatcatattgcataatatgattctTAAAGACGAAGGAAGAACGATATGCCGATATAATGAAAATGAAGTTTTGCCAAATGTCGAAGGAGTAGCCGTTGGTACACAAGAGTATAGGGTGAACATAAGAGAAGTACACAAGCGCGACCTTCATCAGGCCCTTCGTGCTGATTTGGTGGAGCACATTTATAGGGCTCATGTTCAGCCCCCGCAAGAGTTATCTTAcaatgatgatttgtttgacgaatCAGACGGGGATTCTGATATGTTCGTCGAGAGTGAAGATTCCGACGACGAGAGTGACGTTGGGGAGACAGATGATGTAGGCGAGGACGAAGACGATGATTCCAAGTGA
- the LOC111876095 gene encoding U-box domain-containing protein 29, with translation MVREKMNDLYLSVPSFFKCPISMDVMRSPVSLCTGVTYDRTSIQKWLESGHNTCPATMQVLNSTDVVPNLTLRRLIRFWSDSYLFCPQSQASFNNHLAFESIRKLISSEETDEVLLSSLSKIVELAKFSEEGRESLATSEGFLPMLARILKSSNEVEVVELVVTTLDLILFTKEVKERLKKINLDDAFFSPFILVLQKGHLDARISAARVLESLALFDYESRRLIAEQKGLLNELCHLTNTLTNQTAIDAGLAAIIAISTSRPAKKELLRLGIVRTAGRILSGSENTVTVMEKAMKVLEMVSTSTEGRVAISDDENCISGVVQRLMKVSTAATENGIVVIWNVCYLSRDRSAQEATIGSNGLTKVLLVMQSNCSAIVRQMCKDLVKVFRVNSKSCLASYETRTTHITPY, from the coding sequence ATGGTGAGGGAAAAGATGAACGATTTATATCTGAGTGTTCCCAGTTTCTTCAAGTGCCCAATATCAATGGACGTAATGAGATCCCCTGTCAGCCTCTGCACCGGCGTCACCTACGATCGGACCAGCATTCAAAAATGGCTGGAATCCGGCCACAACACCTGCCCGGCCACCATGCAAGTCCTCAATTCCACAGACGTCGTCCCAAACCTCACCCTCCGCCGCCTCATTCGCTTCTGGTCCGATTCCTATCTCTTCTGCCCCCAATCACAAGCCAGCTTCAACAACCACTTAGCCTTTGAGTCCATTAGAAAATTGATCAGTAGCGAAGAAACCGATGAAGTTTTGTTAAGTTCATTGTCGAAGATCGTCGAATTGGCAAAATTCTCTGAGGAAGGTAGAGAATCATTGGCGACTTCGGAGGGATTCCTTCCAATGTTGGCGAGGATTCTGAAAAGCAGCAATGAAGTTGAAGTCGTTGAATTAGTGGTTACCACTTTGGATCTGATTCTATTTACAAAAGAAGTcaaagaacgattaaagaaaatcAACTTGGATGATGCTTTCTTTTCGCCGTTCATTTTGGTTCTTCAGAAAGGCCACTTAGATGCAAGAATTAGCGCCGCTAGGGTTTTGGAATCACTCGCCTTGTTCGATTACGAATCTCGAAGACTAATCGCCGAACAAAAAGGCTTATTAAACGAGCTTTGTCATCTTACCAACACGTTAACAAATCAGACGGCAATTGATGCCGGATTAGCCGCTATCATCGCGATTTCCACATCCAGGCCGGCCAAAAAGGAGCTCCTCCGGCTGGGGATTGTGAGAACCGCTGGACGGATCCTGTCCGGTTCTGAAAATACAGTAACGGTGATGGAAAAAGCTATGAAGGTACTAGAAATGGTATCCACGAGCACGGAGGGGCGGGTGGCGATATCCGACGACGAGAATTGTATCTCCGGCGTCGTACAACGGCTGATGAAGGTTTCAACGGCGGCGACGGAGAACGGAATCGTCGTGATATGGAATGTGTGTTACCTGTCGAGAGATCGGAGTGCTCAGGAAGCTACGATAGGGAGCAACGGCTTGACGAAGGTGTTGCTGGTGATGCAGAGTAACTGCTCTGCCATCGTGAGGCAAATGTGTAAGGATTTGGTGAAGGTTTTCCGTGTTAACTCAAAGTCATGTTTGGCGAGTTACGAGACTCGGACAACTCACATTACGCCTTATTGA